TACAGTCAAATAGGTAGCCTTtggctgtttttttttgcctgTACAAATTGAAGATATATAATTGACAATACTTCAAACAAAGCTTTTGGCATGAGAACAAAACATCCATATGCAACCAAGATCGTTCAAAAAGCAGTGTCAATTATTGGCAATTTAATTTACTGCAACACACGAGACAATCGATAGGACAGAGCATTCACGAATGGCAATGCCTGAAGCAAATCAGCCCTTGGAGCAGCGATCATGCTGAGAGCAGCGCCGCGAAACGATCGGCGAGGCTCCGGACGGTGGTCGGAGACGCCGCGGAGCTGCCGCCGAGGTACCACTTCTGGATCATCGCCGCCACGTTGTCGTTCTCCACCAGTCTCCACCCTCATCTTGGCCTCGTCCTTGCCCTCCGTCGCAAATGGGCAGGCTTGTCCTCGTCCGCACAAGCAAGTCTTGTCTGGCCAGCCCAGGCGAGCGGAAAACGCTCTCGTGCAGCAGCAAGGAAAAACTTTGCCGGCGCAGACTTGGAGGAGGCcttagttcactccaaaatcccaattttaacactatacaaaaagaagattccccatcacatcaaacttgcggtacatgcatggagtactgaatgtagacgaaatcaaaaactaattgcacagttttgttgtactttgcgagacgaatcttttaaacctaattagttaatatttgaataataattcacaaatacagaCCAAGCGCTAGCTTTCTAGCCCAGCCAACCAAAACAAGCTGCGGCAAGAGATCCAAGCACGCCCGATATCTCTGCGGTTCCGGTGTGGCTGGGAAGTAAAACGTGATGACGTAGCTTGGCTCGAAGTATTTGGACAGGAAGAActcgtcgtcttcgtcgttgTCGGCGAAATTACTGtttctttgatttttctaaatacataatattTGACGTGcacctatatatatattaaaatttatgtatatttagaaaaaaaaatgaatagtaaatttgggacggagggagtagtttttaTAGGAAAAAACAATACAAATTCAGTTCCATTTGTTGATGTGCGTGCGTAGTGTGCGACACAATGTTGAGAAAGACAAACATTTAAATCGTCTCTTGTATGATACATGTACATACATGAAAAACCACAGACTATTTTTTTTGTAATCATTATTTTTTGGATTTCACCAATATTTAAACACATCTTCCACAAATCTGCCAGAAATATGAACCGAAGAAATGGGCCGGCCTTGATAACGGGCCGCCGGGCACACGGGCCTCCTGCTGCAACTCTATTTACCTACGGGCtgaagcagcaacagcagctccTTCCACGAATCCACGAGACGCGGCGGAGCAACTGCTAGTGGTGTGCAGGtcccaaaaacaaaaaactgcTAGTGGTGTGCGCCCCCACGGCCggaagctgccgccgccgccgccgccaccgccgcggaaGGGCGCATTCGTCGCAGCTAGGCGCGGAACTCTCGCCGCTGGCAGACGTCACTCTCAGCACCAGGTCTGCACCCTGAACCCAACCCTAACCTTGCTCGTTTTCCCCCCACTTCTTAATTATTAGGggcttatttatttattgagcGGATGGGGGAGGATGCGAGCTAGAATCAGGAGAGAATCGTCGAGCTTCCCCCACGCATCAATCAATCGATAGTCGTGCTTTGTTAGTTAATTAGTACTACTGAAATGTTGAGTATTTTGGTGGACTGGTAGGGAAATTTAGTGTATTTTGATGAATTAGTGGTGGTATTTTGACATCTCGACGTACTGGCAGTGATATCTAGGGTATCTCGCTCAATTACTATTGGTAGTTTGTGTACTGACCTCCTCTAATTTTGGGTTTCCACCCCTGTCTATAAGGCATGTCTGTTCAAGAATATTCTGATTCAGTACATTTCATCAAAGATGAACATGCTCACTCCAGATCAGTTCTAGTTCTagataattttattttctctaaGCAGACAGGTAGTTTGAGGATTCCTTAATAACTTGGTAGATGGCCGTTACTATTTGGGTAGTCTTGGCCATGCTACTGCCTTGAACGTTGCTCGCTGTGGTTTAGTGATGAAGTGAAACATAATGCCAAATTTGATTTTAGTGGATACTATTTGTTGTGAAACTGATTATTGGCAAGAAATTACCTATAAAAAATCAAAGTTGTACAAATAAATAGGGGAAGGGATTATTACCCCTTTAATGTTATATGGAAATGTATATTCATCATGTGATGTGATTCAGTTTATTGGTGGATTTGTTGGATCCACAGTAGAATGAGAAGAGCGCCTCTCATTTCATCACCTTGTAGTTTCATGTTCATTTGGTCTTCTTCATGGTCATGGCCAGGAGCGATGCTTGCTTCTATTTAGCGACCAAGTGAATTACAGAAAAGCTAATGGTCACATGAATTTTGTCTAGATAAGAACAGGATCATATTATTGCGTTTTTATCTCAATTGATATTCATCTTGAGGATGCTCTACAGAGCACCCCATCTGCCATGACTTGAAAATATACAATTCTACTATTTCACACCAAAAAGATTCTAGTTATTATGCTTTTGTGGAAAAAACCAAGCTGTAGGTGGTTCTGACCTAGCTTGTTTTGATTAAAGTTTAGTACGTCCAAATAGACCACTTATTGTTCAGTTAAAGCTTACTGCATTTCCTACAGTGTATTAAATCATAATACAGTATAACCCtattatgtttcttttctttattctgATCCACTATTATTGCATGTCTATGTGGCAGAGAAGTTACCATTGTGGAGAGCGCCTCTAAGAACGCTGGCCACACCTCAGGATCTACCTCCTTGACTTCATCTGGACCTTATGTTTGTGCAGATCTCCTGGATAGCCTGCTTCATGAAATCATTGTTCTCATTAACTCATTCCATGACTTCCTTGCTTTTACTGGCACCTGCCGCTCTTGGTGCACTGCAGTCTCTTCCTTCCCCTCTGTGTATACCTTCAGCTTCCCACCTCTCCACCTCAAACCTGATGGTCCTTATGTTCGCCCACATAGCAGAGGTTTCCAGCCCCTCCTTTTATCTAATTGCAAATGGCAGCTAAGTATCCTGTTGCTGTTCAGTGCCTCAAAATACTCCAGATGCAATGCACTATTTGGGCTGCTCATATGGGTATCTTATCTTCACCTATGAGGAGGACTGCCTCCTTGTCGATGCATACACTGGTGCCAAGGTGAAGACCCCCAATCTCCCATGCGACAACGAACTTGGCTTCACTTCTGGCATAGGCATCCTTACGGCTCCATTAAGCTCACCCAACTCGTGCCTCCTCCTTTTCTCAAGGGCTTCCATGTTTGAGTGGCAGGTTGGAACAAACTCCTGGTCAGTGCATCCTCTTGATCTTGATCGTGAACGCATCCATCAGATTGTGTCCTTCAAAGGTCACATCCTTGTCATAGATGCTCTTATGAGACTTCACAGGGTGCAATTAACACCTCAGTTCAGGATGCAAGAAATAGCAATTATGTGGCGCTCTCTGCAGGTTTTTCCAGTTAACCCATGGTTGGTGGCCTGTGGTGACATGCTTCTCATGGTTGAGCTCACGTATCGCTCGGTTAGCTCTTTTGGGTTGGATGACGCTTCTAGAATCTTTGAGGTCTTTCGCCTAGACTTTTCAGTCGAGCCAGCTAAGTGGGTGAAGATGGAGAAGTTGGAAAATCAAGCTCTGTTTGTTAGCTATGATAAGAGGAATCCTGCATTTTCTTGCATGAACCCTGAAAGGTGGGGAGGAAAGAGTAACTGCATTTATGTTGCCAGGTTATTTGATGATCAAGATGAAGCTTGGACTGCAGTGGAGCTTGGTCAGTTAGTGCGGAACCGCGGCACATGTCACAACATGATGTATAGTTTTACATTCCCACCAGACTACAGTCAAATAGGTAGCCTTTGGCTGTTTCCCAGTTTAGTTTATGGTGCTAGCCAGTGATCTTGTTGGTGGCAGAGTTCTGGCCAGTCTTGCACAGGCCCTGGCGATTGCTGTTATCCTAATTTTAGTTTGCAAGGTCAGAACGTCTCCTGAGTCCTAAGTTGGCTCAAGATTTTTTGTGTTCAAGTACGTTTGGTATGTGTTGGCATGCCTGGTAATTTGGTGAAGAACTGAAACATCATAGTTGCATTTCCATTTGGCATTTGATGCCTGGCACCAGTACTGTACTGCTAAATCTAGTCGATTGTTTTGATACCATTTGCAGTTCGTAATCTGCGTGCTGGTTGGACCATTATACTATGATTTGGTTATCATAGTAATCAGCTCAAGTTTTTGCCCACAGCATGGCCGCTGAAAAAATGACAGCTATATCTCTATGACTCTATTTTGCTTGCAAGTTTGCTAGATAGCGCaagtgttcttttttttgtctGTAGACATTAACTAAGATATATAATTGACGATACATGATTTTAACAAAGCTTTGCCATCAGAATAGCAACCATGCCATCACCAGAACAAAACACCCTTGCCTTCCAGATCGTTCAGAAACCAGTCTTAATTATTTGCAATTCAATTTGCCGCAACACACGAGATGACCGATAGGACAGAATTTAACGAGTTCAATTCGGCTGGAAGGAAATTAATTAGCAGTCGCAGCAATATAATCACGCAGCCGCCGAGAGGAGCGCCGCGAAACGATCGGCGAGACTCCGGACGGTGGTCGGAGACGCCGCGGACTCGCCGCCGAGGTACCACTTCTGGATCATCGCCGCCACATTCTCGTTGTCCACCCTCATCTTCGCCTCGTTCTTGCCCTCCGTGGCAAACGATATCTCTGCGGCTCCAGGTGTGGCCGGGAAGTGGAACGTGATGACGGAGCTTGGCTTGAAGTACTTGGACTGGAAGAACTCGGCGACCTTCTCGAggacctcctcctcgtcgtcgtcgtacttgtcggcggcgacgaggcggtcgCGGACGGAGCTCTCGAGCTGCACGCCGTACTGCGAGCCCTTGATTTCCTTGATCACCACGACCCTGAAGAGCTTCTCCACTGGAGCCGAGACCAGGGCCTGGAAGAAGGCGTCGTCTCCGAGCAGCTCGTCGGCGGTCTTGCCCTTCCAGCTCTGCAGGTGGTGGAGCAGCGCGTCGTTGCTGTGGAGGTAGATGCCGATGGCGTTGTACTTGATCTGCAGGAAGTGGATCTCGATGTCCGTGATGCCTGCAAAtgcatgcgccgccgccgtgtgtcAGTCATTGATTATTGTTTTATTCAGAGACAAGTAGCAAACGGCTGCCTCAAGGAAGTGAACATACCGTTAGctaggagggagagagggttGCCGACGGTGATCTCCGCCGGGAACGGGATGCCTTCCACGGTGACCGTCTCCGTCTCCGAGCCCACTGAACATGTAACAACGTTACCATTAGGCAACAGATTATTAGATTATACTGGAGAAAAGTGGTAGGTTATAACATGATTGGGAGAATGATGACAAAGAAGGAAAGATGATCAACTTACTTTTGCCTTGGGAAATTAGTGGTGACGACAGGTGGATCGAGGAAACTAACTGGAGGTAGGAAGGGTTTTGAGCTTGTGGTTGTGCAGGGAGTCCTGTATGTGGAGCTAGGCATGCAGCTAGGTGCAGGCAGGAAGGAAGAGCGGGCAATTAAAAGAGTGTGAGCATTGCTGTTGCAAGTTGCATTGCTGTTGCAAGTTGCAGGCTCCTCTGATGGATACGGAGTTAGGTAGGAGGAGAGGCAGGGAAGGAAGGAGGGTGGCTGTGCTGCGACCTAATTCGATGGACGCTACACTGATGATGCCACCACCTACAACGGGCGCGCAGGCGGTAGGTGTATGCTGTGGCTAACAACAACTGTTCAACGCCCactattctttttcttctttcctgaCAAAAGTCAAGCTATAAGTTGGTTGATATACTCTGATCGGCTGTGTTTTGCAGCGTACGTTGGAGGGTTTGAGGCCTTGCCTTGAGGTCGGTATGCATGGTAGCAGCAGAGAGATTCAATTCAATTCAATTCAATTCATTGGCAAGTGACGATGATGCATGGGGTTGAGATGGAAATGCATGCAAAGAGATTGATCCATCGAGGTTCCTTGGTGGGTAGGAGTAGGATTATAACAGCAGTGAGGGGACGAACAGGGGATAAGCATGCAGTGCAAGGTCCCTTTCTAAAATTGAtacgccggcggccggcctgtCCTGATGACCCCAGTGATTGCTAAAACGTCGCCGTCGTGTTCCTCTCTTGCTAAACCTAAGCTAGACTATGATATATGGCCGGCCTCACCAACTGAATTTGAACGGAATCAGTTGCCGGAGAACAGTTCTGGTTCTCCCGCACCATCACATGCTCCCGTGCTCCTGTGCTTCCGGCCAATGTGCATCGTTGGATGCACATCGCACGGTGCATCTGGGGAGCACTATTTGGATCGCGGGTGTTATTTGCGGAAAGTTCAAGGCTAAAACGCAAAAGTGCGCGTCATAGTGTggaattttttatatttttattttagcattttgcaaaatatatgtcaaataaaaaaaatatatgtcaaataaaaaattacaaatctatacGCATACCGTTGAAATGGCTATAGCCAGTTCAAGCGCTCATTCTCTAGACAGTATATCttcaaaaaaatcataactaattcatatgaatttgGATGgcgataaactttatatgaaaattgtagttcttgacgagatctacaatgttgtagttcaaactttttctTATTTAGAATCATCTTGgtactcaaataatcaacacaataTTCAGATCTAAACATTgcgtcgattatttgagcaccgagatgatttcaaatgaaaaagttTAAACTAAAATGATGTAGATCTCATCAAGATGTACAATTCTCGTGTAAAActtatctccatccaagtttatatgaattagttatgattttttgaagaCGTGCTGTCTAGAGAAGGGAAATTCAATATTATTCCAAATGACAAAAGTTGAACTACAAAATTTTATATCgcatcgagatctacaatttttatataaaatttatctccatccgagttcgtatgaattagttatgattttttaaaaatatgttATACATACAGgtatagatttgtaatttttttatttggatatatatttttacaaaatactaaaataaaaaaataaaaaaaatctcatagTGTGGGAGCATCAGAAATGTGGTACTCTTTCTTGGCCCATCCTTCCCAGCAAAAATATCTTTGGGCCCTAAGATACGACGGTGGGCTACAACTACAAGTCTAACGGGCCGGTTCATGCATGAGTCATGACAGGTTGGCCCAATCCTCCCTCCCGGCTCCAGCTTGCCAGCGGCAGCACAGGCACAgcacgccggccggcagcgccaccGGGCCACCCGCCCACCCCCTTCCTTATCACAACATCCACCACCTGCGTGGCCTGCGCAGGAAGCAGCAAAGGAATGGCCTCTctccgccacctcgccgccagCCCCTCCTGCCACCATCACCACGCCGCCTCCCTCCAGCTCCGTCGCCTGCCCTCCTGCCCCCGCCCCCTCCGCTCCCGCCTCTTCACCCGTAACTAACCGCTCTACCCCTACTGTTTCCGAATTCAGAGCCATTCCTTGCTGGCAGCTCAACTGCTTTCCTTGCAGGGATTTATGCTCTCTCCAGCAATGACATCAGGGTTGGCACCAACGTAGAGGTCGACGGCGCGCCATGGAAAGTTCTAGGTGTCAAACATTTCTCAATACTAGTAGCGCACTTCTTTCTTTGATAACTTACTGGAAGGCTACACCAGACAATGTGGTACATTATCTCTTGTTATTCTTCCTCAACTGCTCTTTGAAGGATATGCAACAATCAACATACTTATGCTAGCATAATTTGTGGAAAGTTATCAAATCCATGTACCTTCCAGTCCTTTCTCGACTATTAATGATTTCTTTGCTTAGCACTAGAGTTCGTTGAGAGGGAAAAGGTGCTTCCTTTGTAAACACAAATATGTGTTGAGTATTTAAACTGTAGCCTTAGCCACTGTCAAGCAATGCCTATAATTGTTATGGGAAATATAATTCCTCATCTCCATTCAACAACAGAGTTTCTCCACGTCAAGCCCGGAAAAGGTGCTGCTTTTGTCAGGACAAAAATGCGCAATTATGTCACTGGCAACACAGTTGAGAAAACCTTTCGGGCTGGAAGTACGGTAATCTCACCTCAAACTCACATCTTCTGAATCTGACAAGAATGCTGCACTTCCTTTCCTTTCCCCACTCTGTGTCTGTGTTGTACtacatcttttttttccttggaaaaAACTGCTACTACATGATTCGGCTTAGTTAACAAAactctttccttttcttattttccatAGTTTCTTGAATTATACTTGATGTATCTTTGGCCTACCGTGGATTTCTTTTGCTTCACCAAAAACTGTTCATTGTCTCTTCGTCAGTGTTCTTCAGTTATGCAACAACTAATAGTCACTTCTCCATTAAACTTTCAGCTACAGGAACCATCCCTTTCCAAGGAAACCAAGCAATTTACATACAAGGATGGCTCCCAGTTCGTGTTTATGGATCTGGTAGATAATTCACTTTTCACCCAAATAGTTAGTGAAATGCTTGTCATTATAATCCACCTTGCTTTatgttttttcaaatttttctcATGGTATTGGTTATTAGATGTGAGCTTTATATTTAGATAGTTTTCAAGGGAATTTTGGTATCGAAAATATTACTTTAAGTTTGTATTAACTCAATTTCTTCTCAATGAATGATACATAGCTCTCATCAGTGTTCTAGAAGAAAAAACAAGCTAAAGTATTTCCTCTTATTGAATGGTAGTGCGGTGACCAACAGTTACCGCCCCCTTTCAGTTTGTTCCAGAATTTGTCCCACTTCAACACCCCAAGGCACCCTTTTCTTAGATCATCTTATGTACCATTATGCTTGCTTGAAAACACGCTGTGAATTGGATTCTATTCGAATGTTTGAAGCAATCAGCATCACTTGTTCAAAGACAATTCCAAAATATGATGTAAGAAGTTTGAATAAAGGCAAAGAACCAGAGCTGGCACAGTGGTCAATTTAATTTCCCTTTTTCAGAAAgaaataattttgtttttttcttcacaGAAAGCTTGATGTCTGAATGTAAACTAGCCACTTTCTGAATTGGTGCACAAAATTCCAACTAAGGTCCTGACATATGCAACGTTAATTTTTCTATCTTCAACGGCCTTGTTAATTTCCCTTTCCAGACAACATTTGAAGAAAGTCGGTTAAACGAAGCAGATGTCGGTGACAAGCAAAAATGGCTGAAAGAGGGAATGGACTGCAATTTGTTGTACTGGAATGGGAAGGTATTtccatttttgttttttcacATTAATTGGCATTCAATTGACTGATGATTCTCACAATTTTTACATAGAACCAGGAGGAATAATGTGCTAGATGATAGTACTAGACGTTTTTATGCAGCAAAATATGCTGGCTATTAACTGTGATAATTTTGTAGATCATTGATTTTGAGCTGCCCATCACCGTTAGATTGACTGTGACTGATACTGACCCCGGGGCAAGCGATAGTGTACAAGGTACGGAATTCTCTAATATCTAGTATGCTTCTGCAAGTACCTGCAATTGGGCTAACCATGCGTGCGAAATATGCCGACCATTTCTGTCCGATGAAGTCACCTAACCAGAATCATATTGCTACTGTATTTTGTAGGAGGAACAAAACCCGCAACCCTGGAAACTGGAGCTGTTGTCACGGTGCCCTCTTTTGTGAACGTAGGCGATGATATACTAGTTGATTCAAGAACCGGACAGTACATGAACAGAGCATAGAGGGTTGAAGAGGATTTTGGATTTGAAGAGAGGACTAGTTTTTTGTTCGTTTAACCCCATTCACATGTATGAATGCTCTGCATCTTTTGCCCCCAGGATTTCCTTTGCAAGTGGATCCTCGCTACGAGACAAACGGAAAATTATGTTCAAAACCTTCAGCTCATAATTTCATATCTCAAACTCTGATTATTACTGATTAACCGTGACCCAAGAACACGAGTAAAGAACAGTTATGCCTACCAgtgatttttgttttcttttcaaatTGCATTCCAAACGCATAATAAA
This portion of the Setaria viridis chromosome 7, Setaria_viridis_v4.0, whole genome shotgun sequence genome encodes:
- the LOC117863278 gene encoding uncharacterized protein gives rise to the protein MASLRHLAASPSCHHHHAASLQLRRLPSCPRPLRSRLFTRIYALSSNDIRVGTNVEVDGAPWKVLEFLHVKPGKGAAFVRTKMRNYVTGNTVEKTFRAGSTLQEPSLSKETKQFTYKDGSQFVFMDLTTFEESRLNEADVGDKQKWLKEGMDCNLLYWNGKIIDFELPITVRLTVTDTDPGASDSVQGGTKPATLETGAVVTVPSFVNVGDDILVDSRTGQYMNRA
- the LOC117863279 gene encoding chalcone isomerase-like protein 2 translates to MGSETETVTVEGIPFPAEITVGNPLSLLANGITDIEIHFLQIKYNAIGIYLHSNDALLHHLQSWKGKTADELLGDDAFFQALVSAPVEKLFRVVVIKEIKGSQYGVQLESSVRDRLVAADKYDDDEEEVLEKVAEFFQSKYFKPSSVITFHFPATPGAAEISFATEGKNEAKMRVDNENVAAMIQKWYLGGESAASPTTVRSLADRFAALLSAAA